In a single window of the Gossypium hirsutum isolate 1008001.06 chromosome D02, Gossypium_hirsutum_v2.1, whole genome shotgun sequence genome:
- the LOC107909563 gene encoding glycosyltransferase BC10 → MKGENSNQSISYWKLFNAQMHFFNVLSYFLLFGCGLSLGVILSFHLKNYSLALHITQLPLSTRSASTLAQPPPSQPFNPVSGTSYGDRIGLTEFLEPPHVMHDMDDKELLWRASLAPRIPQYPFHRVPKVAFLFLTKGPVPLAPLWEKFFKGHQGLYSIYVHSDPSFNLTEPEGSVFHGRRIPSKEVEWGNVNMIEAERRLLANALMDYSNQRFVLLSEACIPLFNFSTVYSYLINSSQSFVESYDLPGPVGRGRYSRRMRPQVTIQQWRKGAQWFEMDRDLAIEVVSDQIYFPVFQKYCKGACYADEHYLPTFVTMKFANKNSNRTLTWVDWSKGGPHPAKFIRTNVTVEFLERLRSQSQCQYNGNTTDICHLFARKFSPDALYRLLKFAPKVMQFHE, encoded by the exons ATGAAGGGTGAAAACAGCAATCAATCAATCTCATATTGGAAGCTCTTTAATGCACAAATGCATTTCTTCAATGTCCTCtcttattttttactatttgGGTGCGGCCTCTCTCTTGGAGTCATACTCAGTTTTCATCTCAAAAACTATTCTCTTGCTTTACATATCACACAGTTACCTTTGAGTACAAGATCAGCGTCAACATTGGCTCAGCCGCCGCCCTCCCAGCCATTTAATCCGGTTTCTGGAACCTCTTATGGTGACCGCATTGGATTAACAGAATTTCTCGAGCCACCACATGTGATGCATGACATGGATGATAAAGAGCTACTATGGAGGGCTTCTTTGGCTCCTCGAATCCCACAATATCCATTCCATCGAGTTCCTAAAGTTGCTTTCTTGTTCTTGACAAAAGGGCCTGTTCCATTAGCTCCTTTGTGGGAGAAATTCTTCAAAGGGCATCAAGGGCTGTATTCCATCTATGTCCACTCCGATCCATCTTTCAACTTAACAGAGCCTGAAGGCTCAGTGTTCCATGGCAGAAGAATTCCCAGCAAg GAAGTTGAATGGGGGAATGTGAACATGATCGAAGCCGAGCGCCGGCTTCTAGCCAATGCACTGATGGATTACTCTAACCAAAGATTTGTTCTTCTATCCGAAGCATGTATTCCACTCTTTAACTTCTCCACTGTCTACTCTTACCTCATCAACTCCTCTCAGAGTTTCGTAGAGTCATACGATTTACCAGGCCCCGTCGGCCGAGGCCGATACAGTCGGAGAATGAGACCTCAGGTCACAATTCAACAATGGAGGAAAGGAGCTCAATGGTTCGAGATGGACCGTGACCTCGCCATTGAAGTTGTTTCAGACCAAATATATTTCCCAGTGTTCCAAAAGTATTGCAAGGGCGCTTGCTATGCTGATGAACATTATTTGCCGACTTTCGTGACCATGAAATTTGCGAACAAGAATTCCAACAGGACATTAACATGGGTAGATTGGTCCAAAGGAGGGCCTCACCCAGCTAAGTTCATAAGGACAAATGTGACAGTTGAATTTTTGGAGAGATTGAGGAGCCAAAGCCAATGCCAGTATAATGGAAATACCACAGATATCTGTCACTTGTTCGCCAGGAAGTTCTCGCCCGATGCTTTGTACAGATTGTTAAAGTTTGCGCCTAAAGTTATGCAATTCCATGAATAA
- the LOC107909562 gene encoding uncharacterized protein isoform X2, translating to MATHNLAVILKNPSNDAEFLLLKQTPPPKFSEDQYDSYVDSDLWDLPSTLLNLQHDHSHSGIVIQGAQSSHNIDLTKFDVQLALTGVLEKLGLTVNDVGEWSLFKYVEEAEFGPEFPVNTVFIMGNLLDGNQNCQGLCKWMSTESCLTWLLEVKPCSDRVGPLVVFALINDSLQSAARTLPPTLRYQEYPPGVVILPMRSKTRKPFLTTNLVIFAPKQVSDTVGDCSFVAHGDALIVDPGCRHEYHEELKQIIACLPEKLIVFVTHHHLDHVEGLSIIQKCNPNATLLAHENTMRRIGKGDWSLGYTSVSGEEDILVGGHRLTVIFAPGHTDSHMALLDVSTNSLIVGDHCVGQGSAALDITSGGNMTEYFQTSYKFLELSPHTLIPMHGRVNLWPKNMLCGYLKNRRSREESILQAIENGAETLFDIVANVYSGVDRNLWTAAASNVRLHVDHLDQQKKLPKGFSMENFIGSLVAFESLVVAFEPNSGKL from the exons ATGGCTACTCATAATCTTGCTGTTATCCTCAAAAACCCGTCAAACGACGCTGAATTCCTCCTCCTTAAGCAAACTCCACCGCCTAAATTCAGCGAAGACCAGTACGATTCTTATGTGGATTCTGATCTCTGGGACCTTCCTTCCACGCTTCTCAACCTTCAACACGATCACTCCCACTCTGGGATTGTTATCCAGGGCGCCCAGTCCTCTCACAACATTGATTTGACTAAATTTGATGTCCAACTTGCTCTTACTGGG GTGCTGGAAAAATTGGGTTTAACGGTGAATGATGTAGGGGAGTGGAGTTTGTTCAAGTATGTGGAGGAAGCTGAGTTCGGGCCTGAGTTTCCAGTTAATACTGTGTTTATTATGGGCAATTTGTTGGACGGAAATCAAAATTGTCAAG GGCTGTGTAAGTGGATGTCTACTGAAAGCTGTCTTACCTGGCTTCTGGAGGTGAAACCTTGTAGTGATCGTGTAGGGCCTTTGGTAGTTTTTGCTCTTATAAATGACTCATTGCAGTCAGCTGCACGGACATTACCACCCACGTTGCGTTATCAG GAGTATCCTCCTGGAGTTGTAATTCTACCTATGCGAAGTAAAACAAGGAAGCCCTTCCTTACAACGAACTTGGTAATATTTGCACCTAAACAAGTTTCAGATACAGTTGGGGATTGCAGCTTTGTTGCTCATGGAGATGCATTGATTGTGGATCCAGGATGCCGACATGAGTACCATGAAGAG CTCAAGCAGATCATAGCTTGCTTGCCTGAAAAGTTAATTGTCTTTGTTACTCATCATCATCTTGATCATGTTGAAG GTCTTTCAATTATCCAAAAATGCAATCCTAATGCTACACTGCTAGCGCATGAAAATACTATGCGTCGCATTGGAAAAG GTGACTGGTCTCTTGGTTATACCTCAGTTTCTGGAGAAGAAGACATTTTAGTTGGTGGTCACAGATTGACTGTCATTTTTGCTCCA GGACATACAGATAGCCACATGGCATTGCTTGATGTTAGTACTAACTCATTAATTGTGGGCGACCATTGTGTGGG TCAAGGAAGTGCTGCTCTGGACATTACTTCTGGTGGAAACATGACT GAATACTTCCAAACAAGTTACAAATTTTTGGAGCTTTCACCACATACCCTGATCCCCATGCATGGGAGAGTCAACCTGTGGCCAAAGAACATGCTTTGTGGATATCTCAA GAACCGAAGGAGTAGAGAAGAAAGCATTTTGCAAGCCATAGAAAATGGAGCAGAGACATTGTTTGACATAGTTGCTAATGTGTATTCTGGGGTAGACCGCAATTTATGGACTGCTGCTGCATCAAATGTCAGGCTACATGTGGATCATCTAGACCAGCAAAAGAAGCTACCAAAG GGCTTCTCTATGGAAAACTTCATTGGCAGTCTGGTTGCATTTGAGAGCCTTGTGGTTGCTTTTGAACCGAACTCTGGAAAGCTTTAA
- the LOC107909562 gene encoding uncharacterized protein isoform X1, which produces MATHNLAVILKNPSNDAEFLLLKQTPPPKFSEDQYDSYVDSDLWDLPSTLLNLQHDHSHSGIVIQGAQSSHNIDLTKFDVQLALTGVLEKLGLTVNDVGEWSLFKYVEEAEFGPEFPVNTVFIMGNLLDGNQNCQGLCKWMSTESCLTWLLEVKPCSDRVGPLVVFALINDSLQSAARTLPPTLRYQEYPPGVVILPMRSKTRKPFLTTNLVIFAPKQVSDTVGDCSFVAHGDALIVDPGCRHEYHEELKQIIACLPEKLIVFVTHHHLDHVEGLSIIQKCNPNATLLAHENTMRRIGKGDWSLGYTSVSGEEDILVGGHRLTVIFAPGHTDSHMALLDVSTNSLIVGDHCVGQGSAALDITSGGNMTEYFQTSYKFLELSPHTLIPMHGRVNLWPKNMLCGYLKNRRSREESILQAIENGAETLFDIVANVYSGVDRNLWTAAASNVRLHVDHLDQQKKLPKEFSVQRFHKTWVPFFLRWTCAYVSSRIQFKCPKLKISSLLITGTVIGIAGYSLGKKACFHLSKTGKGA; this is translated from the exons ATGGCTACTCATAATCTTGCTGTTATCCTCAAAAACCCGTCAAACGACGCTGAATTCCTCCTCCTTAAGCAAACTCCACCGCCTAAATTCAGCGAAGACCAGTACGATTCTTATGTGGATTCTGATCTCTGGGACCTTCCTTCCACGCTTCTCAACCTTCAACACGATCACTCCCACTCTGGGATTGTTATCCAGGGCGCCCAGTCCTCTCACAACATTGATTTGACTAAATTTGATGTCCAACTTGCTCTTACTGGG GTGCTGGAAAAATTGGGTTTAACGGTGAATGATGTAGGGGAGTGGAGTTTGTTCAAGTATGTGGAGGAAGCTGAGTTCGGGCCTGAGTTTCCAGTTAATACTGTGTTTATTATGGGCAATTTGTTGGACGGAAATCAAAATTGTCAAG GGCTGTGTAAGTGGATGTCTACTGAAAGCTGTCTTACCTGGCTTCTGGAGGTGAAACCTTGTAGTGATCGTGTAGGGCCTTTGGTAGTTTTTGCTCTTATAAATGACTCATTGCAGTCAGCTGCACGGACATTACCACCCACGTTGCGTTATCAG GAGTATCCTCCTGGAGTTGTAATTCTACCTATGCGAAGTAAAACAAGGAAGCCCTTCCTTACAACGAACTTGGTAATATTTGCACCTAAACAAGTTTCAGATACAGTTGGGGATTGCAGCTTTGTTGCTCATGGAGATGCATTGATTGTGGATCCAGGATGCCGACATGAGTACCATGAAGAG CTCAAGCAGATCATAGCTTGCTTGCCTGAAAAGTTAATTGTCTTTGTTACTCATCATCATCTTGATCATGTTGAAG GTCTTTCAATTATCCAAAAATGCAATCCTAATGCTACACTGCTAGCGCATGAAAATACTATGCGTCGCATTGGAAAAG GTGACTGGTCTCTTGGTTATACCTCAGTTTCTGGAGAAGAAGACATTTTAGTTGGTGGTCACAGATTGACTGTCATTTTTGCTCCA GGACATACAGATAGCCACATGGCATTGCTTGATGTTAGTACTAACTCATTAATTGTGGGCGACCATTGTGTGGG TCAAGGAAGTGCTGCTCTGGACATTACTTCTGGTGGAAACATGACT GAATACTTCCAAACAAGTTACAAATTTTTGGAGCTTTCACCACATACCCTGATCCCCATGCATGGGAGAGTCAACCTGTGGCCAAAGAACATGCTTTGTGGATATCTCAA GAACCGAAGGAGTAGAGAAGAAAGCATTTTGCAAGCCATAGAAAATGGAGCAGAGACATTGTTTGACATAGTTGCTAATGTGTATTCTGGGGTAGACCGCAATTTATGGACTGCTGCTGCATCAAATGTCAGGCTACATGTGGATCATCTAGACCAGCAAAAGAAGCTACCAAAG GAATTTTCTGTTCAGAGGTTCCATAAAACTTGGGTGCCTTTCTTTCTGAGGTGGACATGTGCATATGTTAGTAGCAGGATTCAGTTCAAGTGTCCGAAGCTGAAGATATCTAGTCTACTTATTACTGGGACAGTGATTGGCATTGCTGGGTATTCACTGGGTAAAAAAGCATGCTTTCATTTGAGTAAAACAGGGAAAGGGGCATGA